One Setaria viridis chromosome 3, Setaria_viridis_v4.0, whole genome shotgun sequence DNA window includes the following coding sequences:
- the LOC117849489 gene encoding transcription initiation factor IIA large subunit: MASSNVSTVYISVIDDVISKVREDFITYGVGDAVLNELQALWEMKMLHCGAISGNIDRTKAVGASTGGTAGATPPVHDLNVPYEATSEEYATPTADMLFPPTPLQTPIQTPLPGTDAGMYNIPTGPSDYAPSPISDVRNGMVINGADPKTGRPSPYMPPPSPWMNQRPLGVDVNVAYVEGREDPDRGVQPQPLTQDFLMMSSGKRKRDEYPGQLPSGSFVPQQDGSADQIVEFAVSKENAHQLWSSIMNKQETSTKSVTPVIPQRDGIQDDYNDQFFFPGVPTEDYNTPGESAEYRAPTPAVATPKPRNDEGDDDDEPPLNEDDDDDDELDDLEQGEDEPNTQHLVLAQFDKVTRTKNRWKCTLKDGIMHLNGRDVLFNKATGEFDF, encoded by the exons atGGCGAGCAGCAACGTCTCCACCGTCTACATCTCCGTCATCGATGACGTCATCTCCAAGGTTCGCGAGGATTTCATCACCTACGGAGTCGGCGACGCCGTCCTCAACGAGCTTCAGGCT CTCTGGGAGATGAAGATGCTGCACTGCGGCGCAATCTCGGGGAACATCGACCGCACCAAGGCAGTCGGCGCGTCCACTGGAGGCACCGCCGGAGCGACCCCTCCCGTGCACGACCTCAACGTGCCCTACGAGGCCACATCCGAGGAGTACGCCACCCCGACAGCTGACATGCTATTCCCACCG ACGCCGCTGCAGACCCCGATTCAGACTCCTTTGCCAGGGACGGATGCAGGGATGTACAACATACCTACTGGCCCTTCTGATTATGCACCATCACCAATCAGCGATGTCAGAAACGGGATGGTGATTAATGGGGCGGATCCAAAAACTGGCCGCCCGAGCCCCTACATG CCACCACCTTCCCCTTGGATGAACCAGAGGCCACTTGGTGTTGATGTGAATGTTG CGTATGTGGAGGGCCGTGAGGATCCTGACAGGGGTGTGCAGCCTCAGCCACTGACTCAG GATTTTCTGATGATGTCTTCTGGAAAACGTAAGAGGGATGAGTATCCTGGTCAGCTCCCTTCTGGTTCTTTTGTACCACAACAAGATGGAAGTGCAGATCAGATAGTAGAATTTGCTGTGTCAAAG GAGAATGCACACCAACTTTGGAGTTCCATCATGAACAAACAAGAAACATCAACCAAGTCAGTCACTCCAGTTATTCCGCAGCGTGATGGGATTCAAGATGACTATAATGAT CAATTTTTCTTCCCAGGAGTTCCAACTGAAGATTATAATACCCCTGGAGAATCCG CGGAGTATCGTGCTCCCACACCTGCTGTTGCAACACCAAAACCAAGAAATGATgaaggggatgatgatgatgaacctcCTCTTaatgaagacgacgacgacgacgacgagttaGATGACCTCGAGCAAGGGGAGGATGAACCAAACACACAACATCTTGTACTTGCACAATTTGACAAA GTGACGAGGACAAAGAATCGTTGGAAGTGCACTTTGAAGGATGGAATCATGCATTTGAATGGCAGAGATGTTCTATTTAACAAG GCGACGGGGGAGTttgatttttaa